In Pseudomonas sp. MM213, a genomic segment contains:
- a CDS encoding DUF6632 domain-containing protein: protein MTVADRLRYLRVVLVLAGLACLALYPLMLFWPSGWAWHVGHSDYPMMIVGIYATLGVFLILAARDPLANLSLIWFTVWSSAVHGGIMAVQAVTQPGQMGHLAGDVPALFIVAVALAILTPRS, encoded by the coding sequence ATGACCGTAGCCGATCGCCTCAGGTATTTGCGCGTCGTTCTAGTTTTGGCTGGCCTCGCGTGCCTTGCTCTCTACCCACTTATGTTGTTCTGGCCGTCCGGCTGGGCCTGGCACGTCGGTCACTCGGACTACCCGATGATGATCGTTGGCATCTACGCCACACTTGGCGTGTTCTTGATCCTGGCCGCACGTGATCCATTAGCCAATCTGAGCCTGATCTGGTTCACCGTGTGGTCTAGCGCCGTACACGGAGGAATCATGGCCGTCCAGGCGGTCACCCAGCCGGGGCAAATGGGGCACTTGGCAGGTGACGTGCCGGCGCTCTTCATCGTGGCGGTTGCCTTGGCCATCTTGACGCCCCGTTCGTAA